In Parasegetibacter sp. NRK P23, a single genomic region encodes these proteins:
- a CDS encoding HD domain-containing protein, whose product MSMTTEFWRTQFVDFLQKHWATGDGAHDLHHLHRVWQYATSIADKEGGSIDRLVLLCAAYFHDFIALPKDHPDRAASSRMSADKALEILRTTFPAFPPDLYPAVHHAIHAHSFSANIPTQTPEAAILQDADRMEALGALGIARLFYTAGRMNGNLFDPEDPLAEKRPLNDKLFALDHIEVKLLTLPATMKTTAGKEMAEERAAYITAFRSRLLSEIAF is encoded by the coding sequence ATGAGCATGACCACGGAATTCTGGCGCACACAGTTTGTTGATTTTCTGCAAAAGCATTGGGCAACAGGCGATGGCGCGCACGACCTCCATCATCTGCACCGGGTATGGCAATACGCAACCTCCATTGCAGATAAAGAGGGGGGAAGCATTGACAGGCTGGTGTTACTATGTGCCGCTTATTTTCATGATTTCATCGCGCTGCCGAAAGATCATCCTGATCGTGCCGCTTCTTCCCGCATGAGCGCGGATAAAGCATTGGAGATTTTAAGAACAACTTTCCCGGCATTTCCTCCGGATTTGTATCCTGCGGTGCACCATGCCATTCATGCGCACAGCTTTTCGGCGAATATACCCACTCAAACACCGGAAGCCGCGATATTACAGGATGCCGATCGGATGGAAGCATTGGGGGCCCTGGGAATCGCAAGGTTATTCTATACCGCCGGACGAATGAACGGCAACCTGTTTGATCCGGAAGATCCGTTGGCAGAGAAAAGACCGTTAAACGATAAGTTGTTCGCCCTGGATCATATTGAAGTGAAGCTGCTCACCCTCCCCGCCACCATGAAAACGACGGCTGGAAAAGAAATGGCGGAAGAAAGAGCGGCGTATATAACCGCATTCAGGTCCCGTTTACTTTCCGAAATCGCGTTTTAA
- the ppsA gene encoding phosphoenolpyruvate synthase: MHKNAIVLPLKAVGLDDLELVGGKNASLGEMLQHLTAAGIRIPDGFVITVEAYRRFIAYNQLDQQIRDIIQQVDVNQIESLRRGGLRVRQLIQNSRFPPEFSAEIIEAYKMLSADYDQEFTDVAVRSSATAEDLPDASFAGQQETYLNVRGPVSLMDAVRNCFASLFTDRAISYRESFGYDHFSIGLSVCVQKMVRSDLGISGVAFSLDTESGFPHTVLINASFGLGEMIVQGSVSPDEYLVFKPALEKGFPAIIEKKIGQKDKMMVYGDDPDERVKIIPTEKSVRQKFCLKDESILELAVWVSNIEKYYSQRKGKWTPMDVEWAVDGLSGQLFILQARPETIHSRKDPAKLTGYRITDENRQSKKILDGIAVGDKVASGKVSILYSLDKRLTEGNEFREGDVLVTEMTDPDWEPVMKKAAAIITNKGGRTCHAAIVAREMGIPAIVGCGNATQLLADGQLVTASCAEGDTGHIYEGEIPFETSFTDVRDIPETRTNIMLNVASPSMSFQFAALPNKGVGLAREEFIINNYIQVHPLALLRHRTLNDPELTAEIEKRMAGFADEEDFFIQKLSFGIAKIASAFYPEKVIVRFSDFKSNEYFNLLGGKYFEPSEENPMIGWRGASRYYSDAYKEAFGLECKAISHVRNHLGLSNVVVMVPFCRTVEELLAVYEVMKKYGLERGKDGLEVFLMAEIPSNIIMAEAFAQHIDGFSIGSNDLTQLTLGLDRDSSLVAHLYNEMNPAVKEMIRMLIRTAKRCGVKVGICGQGPSDNPAFAQFLVEEGIDSISVTPDSLVKTVQAIAELEERHREKVVVHV; the protein is encoded by the coding sequence ATGCACAAAAATGCGATTGTTTTGCCATTAAAAGCCGTTGGACTGGACGACCTGGAACTGGTTGGCGGAAAGAACGCCTCATTGGGTGAAATGCTCCAGCACCTCACTGCTGCCGGAATACGAATACCTGACGGATTCGTGATTACCGTAGAAGCCTACCGCAGGTTTATCGCGTACAACCAGCTTGACCAGCAAATCCGGGACATCATTCAACAAGTTGACGTAAACCAGATCGAATCGCTCCGCCGGGGTGGCTTGCGTGTGCGCCAACTGATCCAGAACAGCCGCTTCCCGCCTGAGTTCAGCGCCGAAATCATCGAGGCTTATAAAATGCTCTCCGCTGATTATGACCAGGAGTTCACTGATGTGGCCGTACGCTCTTCTGCCACTGCGGAAGACCTCCCCGACGCGTCTTTCGCTGGTCAGCAGGAAACCTACCTTAACGTACGCGGCCCGGTATCACTGATGGATGCCGTGCGCAACTGTTTCGCCTCACTTTTCACCGACCGCGCCATCAGTTACCGGGAAAGCTTTGGGTACGACCATTTCAGCATCGGACTTTCCGTTTGCGTACAGAAAATGGTACGTTCCGACCTCGGCATCTCAGGGGTCGCCTTCTCGCTGGATACTGAAAGCGGTTTTCCACACACCGTATTGATCAACGCCTCGTTCGGATTGGGCGAAATGATTGTACAGGGTTCAGTTTCCCCTGATGAATACCTTGTTTTCAAACCCGCATTAGAAAAGGGCTTCCCGGCAATCATCGAGAAAAAGATCGGTCAGAAAGACAAAATGATGGTGTATGGCGATGACCCAGATGAACGCGTAAAAATCATTCCGACAGAAAAATCAGTACGGCAGAAATTCTGTCTCAAAGATGAATCCATCCTTGAACTCGCCGTTTGGGTGAGCAACATCGAAAAGTACTATTCCCAAAGAAAAGGGAAATGGACCCCGATGGATGTGGAATGGGCCGTGGACGGACTTTCCGGGCAGTTGTTCATTCTCCAGGCGCGTCCCGAAACCATTCACTCCCGTAAAGACCCCGCAAAACTAACGGGTTACCGCATTACAGATGAGAACCGTCAATCAAAAAAAATCCTGGACGGCATTGCCGTTGGCGACAAAGTAGCCTCAGGTAAGGTAAGCATCCTTTATTCACTCGACAAACGCCTCACGGAAGGCAACGAATTCAGGGAAGGCGATGTACTGGTAACCGAAATGACGGATCCCGACTGGGAGCCCGTGATGAAAAAAGCGGCCGCTATTATCACCAACAAAGGAGGCAGGACCTGCCATGCAGCTATCGTGGCCAGAGAAATGGGCATCCCGGCAATAGTGGGTTGTGGCAACGCCACACAATTACTCGCCGATGGACAACTGGTGACCGCCTCCTGCGCTGAAGGCGATACCGGCCATATTTATGAAGGCGAAATACCTTTCGAAACATCGTTTACTGATGTACGGGATATCCCTGAAACCCGAACGAATATTATGCTGAACGTGGCTTCTCCTTCCATGAGTTTCCAGTTCGCGGCGCTGCCCAATAAAGGCGTTGGACTCGCCAGGGAAGAATTCATCATCAACAACTACATCCAGGTGCATCCACTTGCGTTGTTGCGCCACAGAACACTGAATGATCCCGAACTCACAGCCGAGATAGAAAAAAGAATGGCTGGCTTTGCTGACGAAGAAGATTTCTTCATTCAGAAACTATCTTTCGGCATCGCGAAGATCGCTTCCGCTTTCTACCCTGAAAAAGTGATCGTGCGGTTCTCCGACTTCAAGAGCAACGAATACTTCAACCTGCTGGGCGGAAAATATTTTGAACCTTCCGAAGAGAACCCGATGATCGGCTGGAGAGGTGCTTCGCGGTATTACAGTGACGCGTACAAAGAGGCTTTCGGACTGGAATGTAAAGCGATCAGCCATGTACGCAACCACCTCGGATTAAGCAATGTGGTGGTGATGGTTCCTTTCTGCAGAACAGTGGAAGAACTGTTGGCCGTGTATGAAGTGATGAAAAAATACGGACTGGAAAGAGGAAAAGACGGGCTGGAAGTCTTTCTGATGGCAGAGATTCCTTCCAACATCATTATGGCGGAAGCGTTCGCGCAACACATTGATGGGTTCTCCATTGGCTCGAATGACCTGACGCAGCTTACGCTTGGGCTGGACCGGGATTCTTCATTGGTGGCGCATTTGTACAATGAAATGAATCCCGCGGTAAAAGAGATGATCCGGATGCTGATCAGGACGGCGAAAAGATGTGGGGTGAAAGTAGGCATCTGCGGGCAGGGACCATCGGATAATCCGGCATTCGCGCAGTTTCTGGTGGAGGAAGGGATTGATAGTATTTCGGTAACGCCGGATTCATTGGTAAAGACGGTGCAGGCGATTGCGGAGTTGGAGGAGCGGCATAGGGAGAAGGTGGTGGTGCACGTGTAA